One stretch of Lytechinus variegatus isolate NC3 chromosome 17, Lvar_3.0, whole genome shotgun sequence DNA includes these proteins:
- the LOC121431171 gene encoding uncharacterized protein LOC121431171 → MSPTILTFEPEFQPGEEIRNVGAIQENDIEGRLGNNNWCSCSGGCQAMPRVVESYCCKEVAQVVAMMERYTAAELNCITEHPGFEGVCLNPWVLDTAYLGYRQQYGDRARHDATENEKRRHVGYRQLARWCWGFLGRSVRVPLPSCAVTHIRATYPSDIYRGFEEA, encoded by the exons ATGA gTCCAACCATACTCACATTCGAGCCAGAGTTTCAACCAGGGGAAGAAATTCGGAATGTTGGTGCCATCCAAGAAAATGACATTGAGGGTAGACTTGGAAACAACAATTG GTGTTCATGCAGCGGAGGATGCCAAGCAATGCCTCGAGTGGTCGAGTCTTACTGCTGCAAAGAAGTGGCTCAGGTAGTGGCGATGATGGAGCGGTACACTGCTGCAGAACTGAACTGCATCACAGAGCACCCTGGATTTGAAGGGGTTTGTCTAAATCCGTGGGTTTTAGACACTGCATACTTGGGGTATCGGCAGCAATATGGTGACAGGGCACGGCATGATGCAACTGAGAATGA GAAACGCAGGCACGTTGGCTATCGGCAGCTCGCAAGATGGTGTTGGGGATTTCTAGGCAGATCTGTGCGCGTCCCCCTACCTTCCTGTGCGGTGACTCACATCCGAGCTACTTATCCATCGGATATTTACAGAGGTTTTGAAGAAGCGTAG